The segment CCAATTTCGAATCGGCACCGGTCACGATAAAGGTCGAACTGGTGGCCCAAAAATTCTCCGGAAAAACGGTCACGGTACAGCTGGCAGGAGAGGACGACATAGTCATCGAGTCTCAGGAAGTGCGGCGACTGGAAGACGGAAAATCGTTCGCCGTTCGCTTCAAACTCAAACCTGAAAACCGCGGCGTGAACGTGTTTGAGGTTCGGGCTTTCGAAAAAGGCACTTCCGCCGACGACGAAAACGGCGAAGCAACTTTGGTCAACAATCGACGTCTGGTCATTGTGGACCGCGGCAAAGGCCCGTTTCGCGTGCTGTACATTGCCGGGCGCCCCAACTGGGAGTACAAGTTCATGCGTCGCGCGTTGGCGGACGACAGTGAGCTGGATCTGGTTGGGTTGCTGCGAGTGGCGAACAAGGAACCGAAGTTTACGTTTCGCAGTCGCGATGGCGAAACGACCAATCCGCTGTTTCGCGGTTTCGGCAATCAGGAAGACGACACGGCGGAGCAGTACGATGAGGCCGTGATGATTCGGCTGGATACTCGTGACGAAGTTGAACTTCGCGACGGTTTCCCCAAGGACGCTGCAGGCATGTTCGAATACGACGCGATCATCATCGACGATCTGGAAGCCTCCTTTTTTACGCAGGATCAGAAAACGTTGCTCTCGCAGTTCGTGTCCTTGCGTGGCGGCGGGCTGATGATGCTTGGCGGTGTCGCGACCTTCGCTCGCGGTGGCTACGACCGGACTCCGATCGGCGAATCGCTGCCGGTCTATCTGGATCAACGTTCGCCAACGCCAGAGAACATCGACTATCGGCTGGACTTGACGCGTGAAGGCTGGGTCCAGCCATGGATTCGCATCGAACCGACACGGGAGGACGAATTGAAACGGCTGGAAACCATGCCGCCGTTTCAAACGCTTAGCCGTTCGCGATCGATCAAACCGGGAGCCACGATTCTGGCCAGCGCCACCGGTTCGGACGACGAAACGCATCCGGCGCTGGTCGTGCAGCGTTTTGGAAACGGCCGCACGGCTGCGATGCTGATCGGTGATCTTTGGCGTTGGAAGCTGCAGTCCGAGAACGAGAACGAAGACCTGAACAAGGCCTGGCGTCAGACGTTGCGGTGGCTGGTTTCGGAGACTCCGCGTCGCGTCGAGGTACTGGCCGAACCCGATTTGTCTCAGTCACAATTGACCAGGATTCGCGTCGACATTCGAGATGAAGAATTCAAACCGCAGCTCAACGCGGAACTGGAACTGAAGGTTATCACGCCGTCGCAAAAGGAAATTGCGATTGCCTCACAGCAGGATTCGCGAAAAGTCGGCAGCTATGTGGCTGAGTTTTCGTCGCGAGAACCGGGAGCTTATCGCGTCGTCGCGTCGGCAAAGTCTCCGGAAGGCGAGTTGATCGAAATGCGAGAAACCGGTTGGGTTTCCGATCCGGCGGTTGCCGAGTTTGAGTCTCTTCAGCCGAATCGTGATTTCCTGCGACAGATTGCAAATGAAACCGGCGGCGAACTGGTTGAGGTCGCGGATCTGGAGTCATTCGCAAGTGATTTTGACGCCAGGAAAGTTCCTGTTTCGGAAACGAAGTCCGTTCCATGGTGGCATCGCTGGTCAATTTTCGCGGCGGCGATCGGGTTGCTGTTGGCTGAATGGGGCGCAAGACGAATGTGGGGGCTGGCGTGATGGAACGAGTGTTTGGAACTGAGTTGGCGAAACACATCAAGAACGCATTGCGTCCCCGTTTGCGTTCTGTGCCTGTACGGTTGTCGAATTTCCGTCTCCGAAACAAATTGAACATCGCGTTGATGATGCCAGGCGTCGTCCTGTCTCTCAGCCTGCTGTCTGCCGGATCGTTGCTCGCACAGAGCAAACAAAAGGAAGCTGACGATTCTGACCAGGCAGTGATCCTTGTCGTCGGCGCCGAAGGAAACGACGAATACAAACAGCAGTTTGCTGCATGGGCGGAAGCCTGGGAGCGAGCGGCCGCCGATACCAGCTTGACCGTGATCGGGTTGAACGACGCAAGGAGTGCGTCGAAATCACAATTGCAAACGGCGATCGAAGAATCAGCCGGCGACGAAAATCTACAGGAAGTTTGGCTGGTGATGATCGGCCATGGAACTTTTGACGGGAAGCGAGCCAAATTCAACTTGCACGGCCCCGACATCCAGGCGGATGAACTCAAGCGCTGGCTGGCTCCGCTGAAACAGCGATTGGTGATCCTGAACTGTACCTCCAGCAGCAGCCCCTTCATCAATTCGCTAAGTGGTCAAAATCGAATTATCGTCACGGCGACTCGCGACGGATACGAATACAACTTCGCCCGTTTTGGGCAATTCCTCGCGGCGTCGATTGATGATCCTGCGATTGATCTGGACAAAGATGGACAGACATCGGTGTTGGAAGCGTTTTGCGCGGCCAGTCGCGGAGTCGACGATTTCTACCAACAGGAAAATCGACTCGTGACCGAACACGCGTTGCTTGACGACAACGGAGACTCGAAAGGAACGCCCGCGACCTGGTTCGATGGAGTTCGTGCGACTCGCCGCCCCAAAGAAGGAATGCCAGACGGCTTGCTCGCCAATCAGGTTTTTTTGAATCGCCGCGGTGAAGAAAATTCGCTAACCTCGGAAGATCGTAAAACGCGTGACCGGTTGGAGCTGGAACTGGAGCAAATTCGTTTGCAAAAGGAAACGATGGACGAGTCCGAGTACCTGTTGAAAATCGAACCGGTGCTGATCAAGTTGGCTGAGTTGTATGCGAAGAAAGGCGAGTAGTTTTCTGTCGCGGATTCCCCAAATAAAAATCGCCGATTGCGAAATGTGATACTTCGAAGATACCATGACTTAATGAATAAAATCGCGATACTTGTTGACGTCCAAAACATCTATTACACGACACGGCAGGCGTTCAGCCGCAAGTTCAACTATCGTGCGTTCTGGTCCACCGTTACGGAAGGCCGTGAAGTGATTGCCGCATACGCTTACGCGATTGAGAGCCGTGACGGCGGAAAACAGTTCGGCTTTCAACAAATCCTCCGCGACATTGGTTTCGAAGTGAAACTCAAGCCCTACATTCAGCGTAGCGACGGAAGTGCGAAAGGCGATTGGGACGTTGGGATCACGTTGGACATGGTCGAATTGGCGGAGCAAGTCGACACCGTTGTACTTGCATCGGGCGACGGCGACTTTGATCTGGCATTGCAGCGAATCAGACAGCGTTTCGACGTGACGGCCGAAGTCTATGGCGTCGAACAGTTGACGGCGGGAACTCTGATTCGATCGGCGACCCGGTACGTGCCAATTGAAGATGATTTGTTGATGCCGCAATAGTCAGCTTACGACTGCCTTTCAAATGACTTTATCAAACCATGGCCCGGGCTGAAGTTGCTGGAATCGAAAGGTCCCAATAGTCTACCGGCTTCCCGGCATACTCAAGAAACTGTGCTGACTCTTCCGCGAGTCTTCCCAACACAAAACGCTTCGTTTGCGATGGCCACTGAATCTTTTTCGCAAACGGCTTTCGAAGCAAGTCATTGTCTTCCAACAACAACCGTCGATTCTCCGGGATCAAACTCCAGGCTTTCGACGCTATTCTCGACGTTCGAATCCGCCGCATCAGCACAGTGTCGTAGCGTTTCTGACTGCCTGGATTTAACTGCCGTTTGGGATTTTCGATTTGAACTTCGGGATCCGCGCCAAGAAACTTAAAGCACTTCCGCAATTCGAACTGTTGGTTCGCAAGGAGATCTTCAAAGAACAGGATATGAATCTGCTGGTCATCGAATCGTTTTCGGTATGCTTCGAGTCTTGACCAATAACTTGTGTCGTCAAGTATGTTTGGGAAAGCGCGAAGCGTCTGCTCCAGATCATGAGGCACATGAACTCCGTACTTGTGCCCACTATGATGATGCTCACGATAGCTCGATTCGATTCGGGTGAAAGGATTCCTCGCGATGAAGATAAATTTGGCATCCGGATAGAACTCGGCCATTTTGCTCACAGCAAAATCTTCAAAGTTTTTCGCCGTGTAAAAGGTGCTTCCTTCCCCGCC is part of the Mariniblastus fucicola genome and harbors:
- a CDS encoding glutamine amidotransferase, whose translation is MTDSLLALMPDTWNAMHWWLPALIAAMLAIPVVFWSNFSKQIGTGRGFFLSSLKAIAIGLLVLCLLEPMSQFEQAKPGANSLIVMADASQSLDVKDSGRSDSRAKELSRLLDQDATWLNQLERNFELRRYTFDERSTNVVDFQDYAANGRASEILNSMSTVGRRVAGKPTAGIILLTDGNESTDPDLADFDWSQLPPVYPVVIGDSQPLRDLSITNVTTSQTNFESAPVTIKVELVAQKFSGKTVTVQLAGEDDIVIESQEVRRLEDGKSFAVRFKLKPENRGVNVFEVRAFEKGTSADDENGEATLVNNRRLVIVDRGKGPFRVLYIAGRPNWEYKFMRRALADDSELDLVGLLRVANKEPKFTFRSRDGETTNPLFRGFGNQEDDTAEQYDEAVMIRLDTRDEVELRDGFPKDAAGMFEYDAIIIDDLEASFFTQDQKTLLSQFVSLRGGGLMMLGGVATFARGGYDRTPIGESLPVYLDQRSPTPENIDYRLDLTREGWVQPWIRIEPTREDELKRLETMPPFQTLSRSRSIKPGATILASATGSDDETHPALVVQRFGNGRTAAMLIGDLWRWKLQSENENEDLNKAWRQTLRWLVSETPRRVEVLAEPDLSQSQLTRIRVDIRDEEFKPQLNAELELKVITPSQKEIAIASQQDSRKVGSYVAEFSSREPGAYRVVASAKSPEGELIEMRETGWVSDPAVAEFESLQPNRDFLRQIANETGGELVEVADLESFASDFDARKVPVSETKSVPWWHRWSIFAAAIGLLLAEWGARRMWGLA
- a CDS encoding LabA-like NYN domain-containing protein — translated: MNKIAILVDVQNIYYTTRQAFSRKFNYRAFWSTVTEGREVIAAYAYAIESRDGGKQFGFQQILRDIGFEVKLKPYIQRSDGSAKGDWDVGITLDMVELAEQVDTVVLASGDGDFDLALQRIRQRFDVTAEVYGVEQLTAGTLIRSATRYVPIEDDLLMPQ
- a CDS encoding sulfotransferase family protein, producing the protein MFKPNVQFFVPGFSKCGTTTLCSLLGDHPEIYIPEIKEPNFFSMAYHRGWEWYADLFSKAAGRIGGEGSTFYTAKNFEDFAVSKMAEFYPDAKFIFIARNPFTRIESSYREHHHSGHKYGVHVPHDLEQTLRAFPNILDDTSYWSRLEAYRKRFDDQQIHILFFEDLLANQQFELRKCFKFLGADPEVQIENPKRQLNPGSQKRYDTVLMRRIRTSRIASKAWSLIPENRRLLLEDNDLLRKPFAKKIQWPSQTKRFVLGRLAEESAQFLEYAGKPVDYWDLSIPATSARAMV